Sequence from the Flavobacterium sp. J372 genome:
GGCTGGGGAGAGGTTATAAACGGGGGCTTCGGCATGGTTCTTGATGGTTCTACCGATGCATCAAGGCGACTGGAATCAATGCTTTTCTGGGATGTGAATAACGGTATTGCAAGGCGTAGCTGGGCACGGAATGATGAAGCCATATTTGCCATAAAAAGGGCAATGGAAGCTCAGCCGCTGCTTAAGGTGACGCTGCCTAATATGGTTGACGACGCATTGCTGGGTTAGCTTCTCTTAACAGGCCGGTGCAATCTTTCACTCAAATAATTTTCACTGCTATGAAAAATCTAAGATTACTATCGGTACTGTTTATTGCTGCTATAGCGGCATCATGCAGTTCCATTCGCGTATCATCAGATTATGATGACCGTGCCGACTTTACAGCCTACAAGACCTATGGTTTTTTTAAAGACGGTATTGATAAGGCAGACATCTCTGACCTTGACAAGAAACGCATAATGCGTGCTATTGACGATGAGTTCACCAAAAAAGGTTACACTAAAAGTGACAAACCAGACCTGCTTGTAAACTTCTTTACCAAATCACGGAAAGAAGTAAACATTGGCAACTACAACAATGGTTGGGGTTGGGGTTACGGCTGGGGCTGGGGCGGCGGCCCGTGGGGCTGGGGCTGGGGTGGCAACTACACCTCTGTAAGGACAGACACCGAAGGTACACTGTATATAGACCTTGTTGACCCTGACAAGCAGGAACTTGTTTGGCAGGGTGTTGGTACAGGTTTACTTACTCAGGACCGCGATAAGAAACAACAGCTAATAAATGAGTTTGTTGCAAAGATACTCACGCAGTTCCCGCCGGAAAAGAAATAGGAAGATTTGATTATCGATAAAAGCCTGCCATTGTGCGGGCTTTTTTTATACCTGTACGCAACCTTTAAAAGAATTTGGCATCTCTAATAAACAAACCAAAACCACATGCTATGAAAAAGACTTTACTTTTTGCGTTTCTGTTTTTTACAGGGATGCTATCTGCACAGATTGTAAATATTCCTGACGCTGCTTTTAAAGCAAAGCTACTATCTGCAGATGTTGCACTTAATAGCAACGGAAGCTCGATATTAATTGATACCAATAATGACAGTGAAATTCAGGTTAGCGAAGCATTGGCAGTTTATACACTTAACCTTAGCAATTTTTCATCACCAAACCTTGAAGGCATAAGCGCATTTTCAAATTTGAAGGAACTATATTGCACAAGTTGCCTTATTCTCACAGTTGATGTAACAGCCTTAACCAATCTTGAAAAATTAGAATTTTCTACATCAAATGTTACAACGTCAATAAACGTTACAGGACTCCAGAATCTAAAGAAAATAAATATATCCGGCTGCAGTGCACTAACGTCATTTAGTGTTTCAGGCCTAGCAGCGCTCCAACAACTATATATGCAGGGAAACATTAATTTGGAGCAACTCTCCTTAACAGGTTCTATTAGTTTACAGTCGATAACTTTAAGCGGTAAATTAGAGACTATTAATTTAATAGGTCTTGTTAATTTAGAAATATTCAGGGTTACAGGCAACGGTATGCATTTGAAAAATGTAGTTATGTCGAGCCTGCCAGCACTTAAAATATTTGACATTTCACTTAATCAGGTTGAACATGGGTTAGATTTTTCGGCATCACCATTACTCGAATATCTTAATGTCGGGTCTAACCAAGTTCCCTCTCTAATATTGGGCTTTAAGCCAGAACTTTATAGCCTTAGGTGCTTTAATAACCATTTGACAGAGTTGGATTTAAGCGGTTGCCCGGTGTTGGAAAGTGTATATGCACATGGAAATGATATTGCGTACTTAAATTTAAAAAATGGAACAACTGCGCCCGAATCTTTGACCATTGTATCATCGACAGATCCGCAACCCGCTATGTACATTTGTATAGATGAAGGTGAAGAAACATATATACAAAACAACCTATCACAACTTGGATTGGGAGGAATACCTTTTCTAATGAACAGTTATTGCTCGTTCAATCCCGGCGGAAATTACAACACAATTTCAGGTACGTTTACTTTTGATGGTGATAACAATGGATGTACATCATCCGATGCTGCCGCCAGAAACATCAAGGTGGGAATAAATGATGGTATACAAACAGGAACTGCAATAACTAATATATCAGGTAACTATAATTTCTACACTCAAGATGGCAACTTCACACTCACACCGCAATTCGAAAACAATTGGTTTACTGCCACACCAGCAATTGCCACGGTAAATTTTGCTGATAATAACAACAATGCTACAACGCAAAATTTCTGCATATCGCCAAATGGTGTACATCCGGATGTTGAAGTTGTGCTTGTGTCTCAAAATGGCGCGCAGCCGGGTTTTGATGCCCGCTACCAAATCGTTTTCAAAAATAAAGGCAACCAGACTTTAAGTGGAAATATTGTATTAAACTTTGATGACACTATCCTTGATTATGTGTCGCTAGGCTCCACAGCGCCAACATCAACATCCAACGGACAACTTACATGGGATTACAGCAACCTGTTGCCATTTGAAAGCCGTACCCTTAATGTAGTGCTCAACCTGAACGGCCCGATGGAAACCCCGCCGGTAAACCTCGACGATGTGCTGAATTATACTGTAAGCATAACCCCAGCTACAGGCGACGAAACTCCTGCAGATAACACTTTTACGCTAAACCAGATTGTTACGGGTTCTTATGACCCGAATGATATTACCTGTCTTGAAGGTGACACCGTGCATCCTGATAAGATTGGTGAGTACCTGCACTACAATATCAATTTCGAAAATACTGGTACGGCTCCTGCCACGTTTATTGTGGTTAAAGATGTTATTAATGCAGCGCAATACGATATCAACAGCATGCAGATGCTGCACGCATCGCACAATGTTGAAACGCGTATAAATAGTAACAAAGTAGAATTTTTCTTTGATGATATTAACCTGGGTCCATTGGCCAAAGGCAATGTGGTGTTCAAGATAAAAACAAAACCTACAGTAGCGGTTAATTCGACAGTGACGAACAAAGCCGAGATATTCTTTGACTACAACTGGCCTATTGTAACTAACGAAGCAGAAACTACATTCGCAGTACTAAGCGCAGGCGATTTTACAATAGACGATTCAGTGTCGGTATATCCTAACCCTGCGATAGCGAATGTTACCATAAAGGCTTCTTCTGAGATAACATCTGTACAACTTTATGACATACAGGGCAGGCTCTTAATGGCAAACAAAGATGCAACCCTTGATGTTTCAGACAGGGCATCAGGCATATATTTTGTAAAAGTGATTACTGAAAAAGGAATGAAAGTTGAGAAGCTGGTGAGAAAGTAATTATTATAAAGAACTATTGAAGCCCGCACTAAAGCGGTCATTTTATTGTAAGTTATTGAAATTAATGTTTTTGTAAAAAGTATTTTTTATATTTTAGCAGGATAATCACACATGCTATGAAAAAAGCATTACTTCTTCTTCTCTTAATTATTTCATTTGCTGCATCAGCGCAGGTTGTAAATATACCTGATGCTACTCTCAAAAATATTTTTCTTGCATCAACCGCAACCAGCAGTGTTGCAAAGAATAGTGCGGGTATGCCTTTAAAAATTGACGCTAATAACGATGGTCAAATTCAGGTGTCAGAATCCCAAGCGGCTTATAGTATAAGGATTTATGGCGGTTATACTTTAAGTATTCAAAATTTTACAGGATTAGAGGCTTTTACCAATCTTCGTAAACTTGAATTAGGGAGAAATTATTGGGGGATTTCAATTACTCGATCTTTCAACAATGACACATCTGGAAGAACTGTATTGTTCTACCATGTATGGCTTAAAAAGTTTAAATCTTGGCAATATATCAACTCTCAAGAAGGTTACTTTGGATGGAGTAGGACTTGAACTCATGTCTGCAGATTTTCTCCAAGCACAATCTAACCTGGAGTTTCTTTTAATAACTGATAACAGACTACAATCATTAAATCTTTCAGGGCTTAGTGCACTTAAAGAATTTAAATTTCAAAATACAAACTTTACCATTAAAGGACCATTAGCAAATCTTACCCTTGGGGGTAATGGTTCGCTTACTAAATTAGAATTTCATAATACAAAAGTTGAAGGTGTAAATCTTGGAGGAGCTCCAAACCTAAAAGATATTAATTTGTCAAACAATAATCTACTGCAAGTTAATTTACAAGGTTTGACTCAACTTGTAAAGTTGGATCTGTCTAAAAATTATCTTCAGCAACTGGATCTACAAGGTCTCAGCCAGCTTAAAGAGGTAACTGCAACTGATAACAATATTCAACAGATCAACATCCAAGGATTGAATCAATTGGAAAATATTAATTTCAAAAATAATAGCATTTCTAATATAGACTTGGTCTCGCCCAGTTTAAAGTTCGTTACTATATCGGATAATGTACTATCTCAGCTTTTAATCGAAGATATGCCGAATTTAAAAAGTATCGTTTGTGATAATAATATTATTTCTCAATTAGAAGTTGGCCATCTGCCTAATTTGGAATCTGTATCATGTAAACAAAATCCTGTTACATCGTTGGATTTTAGTAACTGTCCAAAATTTAGGTATGCAGGTTTTGGAGGCAACATCACAGGCCCTCACCTTAATTATCTTAACGTTAAGAACGGTTATGGCGTAATCAATTTTGCTCAAAATTCTGTCAGTGCTCCGCTTTACATATGTGCAGACGAAGGTGAACAGGCATTTGTGTCAACTTATTTTGCCAACCAGCCAGTGACTGTGAGCACCTATTGCTCTTTTACTCCCGGCGGTAATTATAATACTATAGCAGGGGCATTTACTTTTGACGGTGATAGCAACGGATGTACATCTAATGATGCGTTGGCCCAAAATGTAAGGATCGGGATAAGTGACGGAATCCAAACCGGGGCGACAATTACTAACAATTCATGCAACTACAATTTTTACACCCAAGTAGGCAACTTCACACTCACACCGCAATTCGAAAATAACTGGTTTGCCGTTACACCTGCTACCGCTACTGTAAACTTTACCGACAATAATAACAACACGGCAATCCAAAACTTCTGCATATCGCCAAATGGTGTACATCCGGATGTTGAGGTGATACTTTTGCCAGTAATTAGTGCCCAACCAGGATTTGATGCCCGCTACCAAATCGTTTTCAAAAACAAAGGTAACCAGACGTTGAGCGGCAATGTTTTTTTAGGTTATGATGAGACAGTACTAGATTATGTAGCTCTAGGCTCTACAGCTCCAACATCAACAGCAAATGGCCAATTAACCTGGGCATATAGCAATCTTTTGCCATTTGAAAGCCGTACGCTTAATGTAGTGCTCAACCTGAACGGCCCAATGGAAACCCCGCCGGTAAACCTCGACGATGTGCTGAATTATATTGTAAGCATAACCCCAGCTACAGGCGACGAAACTCCTGCAAATAATACTTTTACCCTTAACCAGGTTGTTATAGGCTCTTATGACCCGAATGATATTACCTGCCTTGAAGGTGACATCGTTCACCCTGATAAAATTGGCCAGTACCTGCACTACAATATCAACTTTGAGAATACAGGCACGGCACCTGCAACTTTTATTGTAGTGAAAGATGTAATCAACGCTCAGCAGTATGACATCAACAGCCTGCAGATGCTGCATTCATCACACAACGTTGAGACACGCATCAACGGGAACAAAGTAGAGTTCTTCTTTGATGAAATCAATCTCGCGCCCCTTGGTAAAGGCAACGTGGTGTTCAAGATGAAAACAAAACCTACAGTAGCGATTAATTCTACCGTGATGAATAAAGCTGAGATATTCTTTGACTACAACTGGCCTATTGTAACAAATGAAGCAGAGACTACCTTTGCAGTACTTAGCGCAGGTGATTTTGCTGTGGACAATTCAGTGTCAATATATCCTAACCCGGCTATCACCAATGTTACCATAAAAGCTTCTTCAGCTATAACATCAGTACAGCTTTATGATATACAGGGCAGGCTGCTCATTGCAACAAATAATACAATTCTTGATGTTTCAGACAGGGCATCAGGTATATATTTTGTAAAAGTGATGACGGAAAAAGGCATGAAGATTGAGAAGCTGGTGAGAAAGTAATATTTAAAGAACTATGAAGCCCGCCATTGTGCGGGCTTTTTTGTTTTACTATTATTTTGCTCTATTATACTATTTCAAAATATATACTTCAGCTTTTATCACGGTTTAGTGAGAAATTCGTAATTTTACGAAATGACTAATGTACAAGGCATGAATGCACAAATAGAGACTAACCCACTTATAGAAAGGCTGCCGCAACACCTGAAGCAGTTTATAAAATCACAGGATTACGGAGATTATACACCTATAAACCAGGCCGTGTGGCGCTATGTAATGCGCAAAAATGTTAATTATTTGAGCAGGGTAGCTCACAGTTCATACCTTGAAGGCCTTAAGAAAACCGGAATTGAGGTAGACAGCATACCCAGCATGTACGGTATGAACCGTATTTTGCAGGAAATTGGCTGGGCTGCCGTTGCGGTTGACGGTTTTATTCCGCCGAATGCATTTATGGAGTTCCAGGCATATAATGTACTTGTTATTGCCAGTGACATACGCCAGCTGGAGCATATAGAATATACTCCGGCACCGGATATTATACACGAAGGTGCGGGCCATGCGCCTATTATAGCTAACCCTGAATATGCCGAATATTTAAGGCGTTTCGGCGAGATAGGGTGTAAAGCGATTTCATCAGCGCACGATTATGAAATTTACGAGGCGATACGCCTTTTATCAATACTAAAAGAGGCGGAGGGCACTCCCAAAGAAGAAATTGAGGCGGTTGAAAAGCGTGTAGATGACCTGCAAAATGCCGTGGTGGAGCCCAGCGAAATGGCGCTGATACGCAATTTGCACTGGTGGACAGTAGAGTACGGGCTAATAGGCACCGTTGAAGACCCAAAAATATATGGCGCAGGCCTGCTTTCGTCAATAGGTGAAAGCGCTTGGTGCATGACCGACAATGTAAAAAAACTGACGTATGACATAGAAGCCGCTTACCAGAGTTTTGATATTACCAAGCCACAGCCGCAACTTTATGTTACTCCGGATTTCGCGCACCTTAGCCTTGTGCTTGAAGAGTTTGCAAACAAGATGGCATTGCGCACCGGCGGGCTTTCAGGTATACGCAAACTGATTGATTCGGGCGCTATAGGTACTATTGAGCTGAGTACGGGCATACAGGTTTCAGGAAAGTTTACCAATGTTATCGAGAATGAAGGTAAGCCGGTATATGTGCAGACTATGGGTAAAACAGCACTGTCTTATCGTGAGAAAGAGCTTGTAGGCCACGGAACATCATATCACGCTGAAGGTTTTGGCAGCCCAATAGGTAAACTAAAAGGCATTAACCTGGCCATTGAAGACATGAGTCCGCGTGACCTTATGGCCTATGATATTTATGAAGGCAAACGTACTACACTTGAGTTTGAAGGCGGGGTAACCGTTTCGGGTGAAATTATTACCGGTGCAAGAAACATCCAAGGCAAGATTATTATCATAAGCTTTAAAGATTGTACTGTGACACATGGCGATACAGTTCTCTTTAAGCCTGAGTGGGGTGTTTATGACATGGCAGTAGGGAAGAAGGTGATTTCGGCATACTCAGGCCCGGCTGATGTAAACAGCTTTGACATGATTACACATGTACCGTCAAGCCAGACAATAAAAGCGAAAAAATCTCCGGAACGTGAAGAACTGGAAGGCTTATACCAGGCAGTGCGCGATACACGCGAAGGAAGACAGGCGAAATTAACACCTGCAGAAATTTTTGCCAGGCTAAAGCAAAATCACCCGAACGACTGGCTGCTTTCTGTTGAGCTGGCTGAGTTGCTCAATAAGAATAACAACCCGCTTTTGCAGGAAGTACTATTGCACCTTGATGATGTGAAGAAGCGCCGTGAAAAAGTGGCCCACCTTATTGACGGGGGACTTGAACTTATATTTGAAAAAGAAGAAATAAAATAAGAAAAGCGCCTAGAGGCGCTTTTTTTTCCATTTCGAACGAAGCGTAGCGTAGTGGAGAAATCTCAAAGTGATTAAGATTTCTCCTAACGTCGAAATGGAATTATTACAATTCACTTTTGCCGAACACTTTTTCCATAGAATTTTCCTGTACCGGCTGGCCATTATATTGCAGTGTCCAGCCCATGGTATTAGTTAGTATCAGTATTTTTGAAAGCTCACTCAGCAGCCTGTTTTGTGCGTTAGTTTTAAGGGAAGACTTTTCAACCTTTGCGCGGAGGCTTTTCTTTACGCGGTCGTTTATCTTGTTATAATCGTCACCGCTAAACTCGTTAAAGCCGTTTTGCTGTATATCATAAAACTTCAACTGAGGGTTTATCTTTATCTCTTCTTTGGATATGTTAGTAATGGTGATGGTTTTTGACGCTTCATCAATATTATATTGAAGCTGGCTGAGGTCATAGCTCACAGTAACATCGGCATTTACAATCACTATTGCTTTCTTTTCTGCCGAAAGTATATTCAGGAAATAGCGTTGCGTGTCTTTATACGTCAGTACTTCAGCAAAATGCCCTTCAGTCACTACAAGTTTACTTACATTCTTTATCTGCGTTTGTATTAATGCCGTCTCATCAATCTCTGTAGTGTCATCCTTCTTGAATTCACAATAGCGGAAAAGCAGTATTGCCAGGACTATTGCCGCAATTGCATAAAGCGTTCTTTTAATAATGGGCCGCATGCTTGTTTTTCTTACAAGTTACAAATACACACGCTTAGCCCAAAGCAGTTTAACTTTATATAATATTGTTTTGTTTTGCTTTTTGCACGGCTTCTAACTTAGAATGTACCTGGAGCTTTTTGTAAATATTCTCGATATGTTTACGTATTGTGCTGGGTGAGAGGAAGAGGTTATCAGCAATAATTGTGTAGCTAAGGCCCTTGCTTAGCTGCTCCAGCACATCAATTTCGCGGCTGCTCAGCTTTACAGCATCCATTTCGGCAACACTGTCAATGTCTATCGGGTTACGCAGCAGTTTCAGTGTTTTCATCGCGATAGACGGGTTCATGGCGGCACCCCCGTTTAGTGTGTCAATAATACCGTCATATAAGTCTTCCGCCTCTACGTCTTTCAGCAAATAACCATCGGCCCCGGCCTTAATCGACCGGAAAATATTTTCATCATTGTCAAATACTGTTAGCATTATCACCTTTATCTGCGGATAGCGTTGTTTTAGCAGAGAAGTAGCTTCAATGCCATTAACAACAGGCATCTCAATATCCATCAATACAACATCAATATTATGGCTGCTGCAGAGCTTATCCAGTAATTCCTGTCCGTTTAAGGCGCGCACCCGTACATCAGCCCCTTCAAAATACGTCAGCTTTTCGGCAATTGCCTTTAGCAAAAAGGTATTATCATCAGCTATCGCTATTCTTATTTTCCGGCTCATATGGGTGTTTTTAATTGTAAATATACTATTGGCAGAGTTTAATTACTGTAAGCCAGATGCCCTATTTTATAACGATGCTTACGGTAGTGCCTGTGTTTGATGATATAAACGAGACATTGCCCGCTGTTTCTGCAATCCGTTTTCGGATGTTATCAAGCCCGTTCCCGGTTCGTTCGGCGGTAGTGTCAAAACCTTTACCATTGTCAGAAATCATGATATTATAGCCACTGCTTACTGTGCGTAAGCTTACTTCAATTTTGGTGGCATCAGCATGTTTTAGTGCATTATTGACTGACTCCTGTATTACCCGGTATAGGTTTATCCCGAGTAAGGATGAGAACGAAAGCGTATATGGAATCTTTTCGTCAATATAAAAATTGAAATCTATGCCTCGCGATGCTGCCTTTGCCGCTTCTATAAAATTGCTAATGCGGTTTTTGAGGTCGGCTACAGTAATAGCGTCTTTATTCATGGCCCAAATGGTGTCACGCAGTTCGGTAATGGTTTCTTTGGTAAAGAAACGTATGCCTGCCAGCTTGTCTTTCAGTCCCGCGTCTGTAATACTATAGCCGTACTTAAGATTATCAAGCGATGAGATGATAAAAGTAAGCTGTGAGCCTATGTTGTCATGTAAATCACGAGATATGTGCAGCCTTTGTTCCTGCAGTTTGTTCTGTGTTTCAATCTGCAGCAGCGCGTCTTTCAGTTCAGCTTCTTTCTGCAGCTTTATTGCCTTTATCTTTTGTTTGTTGTACAGTGCAAAACCCAGCAGAGTAAGAAGTAACGCCCCAATTACAACCCCGTAAATGATAATTCGCTGCCGGCCTATCTGCAGCTGGCTTTCGGCAATCTCTGCTCTCTGTTTTAATATTTCACGTTCTTTGCGCGCAGTTTTGTACCGGGTTTCAAGTTCGGCCATCTTCGCAAAATTGTCTTTGTTCAGCAGCGAGTCTTTTATCCTGACAGATTCGGCAAGGCTTGTATAAGCATCATCAAGCTTTTTTGTTGCCTGCTGTATTTTAGATGTGATCTTCAGCGCTTCGGCAAGTTCATTTTTGGCGCCTATTTCCTTAGCAAGTTCAGCCGACATTTTTGCATACTTTTCAGCTTCTGCATATTTTTTATCCTGCAGATAGATATCGGCAAGAACCTTATAGCTTCCGCTCATGCCATGGCGGTCATCCAGCTTTGTTTTAATGACAATAGCTTTATTTACGAACTCCAGCGCCCGTTTATAATCTTTCTGTATCAGGTAAATCTCGGCAATGTTATTATATATAATCGCCATGCCCTTATGGTCGTCAAGCTTTTCTTTTACCGGCAGCTGCTCCCAATAAATTTTCAGTGCCTTTTCAAACTGCTTTAATTTAAAATACATAAAAGCCTGGTTTATTGCCGCGCCTGACCGGCCACGGTCATCTTTTGCCAGCACATGATACTTTTCAGCAAGCTTAAAGTTTTCAAGCGCATCATGATACCTTTGCTGTGAGTCGTTCATTATACCAAGGTTCTGGTAAGCGTTTGATAGTACCAGATAGAGGTTGTTTGCTTCGGCATCGTGTATCACCTCCATCAGTATTTCATTAGAACGTTCATACTCACCCCTGTAAAAGTGTGTCATGGCAATGTTATTGCGTGCATTGCCAACGCCTATTTTAGTGTCAGACTCCCTGAATAATTCAACCGCCTTATTGAACGCGGCGAACGCAGAATCATACTGGCTGAGGTTGCGGTAGCATAAACCAAGAGTATTGTGGCCCGACGCCTGAAGACGGGGAATGGAAGACAACAAACCATGGCGAATAGCCATTTTTGCATACTTCTTGCCCTGCGGGGGATTATTGTAAATGAGTTTGCGGGCAAGGGTATTGTATTGT
This genomic interval carries:
- a CDS encoding T9SS type A sorting domain-containing protein; this translates as MKKTLLFAFLFFTGMLSAQIVNIPDAAFKAKLLSADVALNSNGSSILIDTNNDSEIQVSEALAVYTLNLSNFSSPNLEGISAFSNLKELYCTSCLILTVDVTALTNLEKLEFSTSNVTTSINVTGLQNLKKINISGCSALTSFSVSGLAALQQLYMQGNINLEQLSLTGSISLQSITLSGKLETINLIGLVNLEIFRVTGNGMHLKNVVMSSLPALKIFDISLNQVEHGLDFSASPLLEYLNVGSNQVPSLILGFKPELYSLRCFNNHLTELDLSGCPVLESVYAHGNDIAYLNLKNGTTAPESLTIVSSTDPQPAMYICIDEGEETYIQNNLSQLGLGGIPFLMNSYCSFNPGGNYNTISGTFTFDGDNNGCTSSDAAARNIKVGINDGIQTGTAITNISGNYNFYTQDGNFTLTPQFENNWFTATPAIATVNFADNNNNATTQNFCISPNGVHPDVEVVLVSQNGAQPGFDARYQIVFKNKGNQTLSGNIVLNFDDTILDYVSLGSTAPTSTSNGQLTWDYSNLLPFESRTLNVVLNLNGPMETPPVNLDDVLNYTVSITPATGDETPADNTFTLNQIVTGSYDPNDITCLEGDTVHPDKIGEYLHYNINFENTGTAPATFIVVKDVINAAQYDINSMQMLHASHNVETRINSNKVEFFFDDINLGPLAKGNVVFKIKTKPTVAVNSTVTNKAEIFFDYNWPIVTNEAETTFAVLSAGDFTIDDSVSVYPNPAIANVTIKASSEITSVQLYDIQGRLLMANKDATLDVSDRASGIYFVKVITEKGMKVEKLVRK
- a CDS encoding response regulator transcription factor, coding for MSRKIRIAIADDNTFLLKAIAEKLTYFEGADVRVRALNGQELLDKLCSSHNIDVVLMDIEMPVVNGIEATSLLKQRYPQIKVIMLTVFDNDENIFRSIKAGADGYLLKDVEAEDLYDGIIDTLNGGAAMNPSIAMKTLKLLRNPIDIDSVAEMDAVKLSSREIDVLEQLSKGLSYTIIADNLFLSPSTIRKHIENIYKKLQVHSKLEAVQKAKQNNII
- a CDS encoding aromatic amino acid hydroxylase; translated protein: MNAQIETNPLIERLPQHLKQFIKSQDYGDYTPINQAVWRYVMRKNVNYLSRVAHSSYLEGLKKTGIEVDSIPSMYGMNRILQEIGWAAVAVDGFIPPNAFMEFQAYNVLVIASDIRQLEHIEYTPAPDIIHEGAGHAPIIANPEYAEYLRRFGEIGCKAISSAHDYEIYEAIRLLSILKEAEGTPKEEIEAVEKRVDDLQNAVVEPSEMALIRNLHWWTVEYGLIGTVEDPKIYGAGLLSSIGESAWCMTDNVKKLTYDIEAAYQSFDITKPQPQLYVTPDFAHLSLVLEEFANKMALRTGGLSGIRKLIDSGAIGTIELSTGIQVSGKFTNVIENEGKPVYVQTMGKTALSYREKELVGHGTSYHAEGFGSPIGKLKGINLAIEDMSPRDLMAYDIYEGKRTTLEFEGGVTVSGEIITGARNIQGKIIIISFKDCTVTHGDTVLFKPEWGVYDMAVGKKVISAYSGPADVNSFDMITHVPSSQTIKAKKSPEREELEGLYQAVRDTREGRQAKLTPAEIFARLKQNHPNDWLLSVELAELLNKNNNPLLQEVLLHLDDVKKRREKVAHLIDGGLELIFEKEEIK
- a CDS encoding T9SS type A sorting domain-containing protein; protein product: MPNLKSIVCDNNIISQLEVGHLPNLESVSCKQNPVTSLDFSNCPKFRYAGFGGNITGPHLNYLNVKNGYGVINFAQNSVSAPLYICADEGEQAFVSTYFANQPVTVSTYCSFTPGGNYNTIAGAFTFDGDSNGCTSNDALAQNVRIGISDGIQTGATITNNSCNYNFYTQVGNFTLTPQFENNWFAVTPATATVNFTDNNNNTAIQNFCISPNGVHPDVEVILLPVISAQPGFDARYQIVFKNKGNQTLSGNVFLGYDETVLDYVALGSTAPTSTANGQLTWAYSNLLPFESRTLNVVLNLNGPMETPPVNLDDVLNYIVSITPATGDETPANNTFTLNQVVIGSYDPNDITCLEGDIVHPDKIGQYLHYNINFENTGTAPATFIVVKDVINAQQYDINSLQMLHSSHNVETRINGNKVEFFFDEINLAPLGKGNVVFKMKTKPTVAINSTVMNKAEIFFDYNWPIVTNEAETTFAVLSAGDFAVDNSVSIYPNPAITNVTIKASSAITSVQLYDIQGRLLIATNNTILDVSDRASGIYFVKVMTEKGMKIEKLVRK
- a CDS encoding DUF4136 domain-containing protein — protein: MKNLRLLSVLFIAAIAASCSSIRVSSDYDDRADFTAYKTYGFFKDGIDKADISDLDKKRIMRAIDDEFTKKGYTKSDKPDLLVNFFTKSRKEVNIGNYNNGWGWGYGWGWGGGPWGWGWGGNYTSVRTDTEGTLYIDLVDPDKQELVWQGVGTGLLTQDRDKKQQLINEFVAKILTQFPPEKK
- a CDS encoding DUF4230 domain-containing protein codes for the protein MRPIIKRTLYAIAAIVLAILLFRYCEFKKDDTTEIDETALIQTQIKNVSKLVVTEGHFAEVLTYKDTQRYFLNILSAEKKAIVIVNADVTVSYDLSQLQYNIDEASKTITITNISKEEIKINPQLKFYDIQQNGFNEFSGDDYNKINDRVKKSLRAKVEKSSLKTNAQNRLLSELSKILILTNTMGWTLQYNGQPVQENSMEKVFGKSEL
- a CDS encoding tetratricopeptide repeat protein: MAKNYIYALLLFLSWGIRAQEKMQAGKAEDSAASVQYNTLARKLIYNNPPQGKKYAKMAIRHGLLSSIPRLQASGHNTLGLCYRNLSQYDSAFAAFNKAVELFRESDTKIGVGNARNNIAMTHFYRGEYERSNEILMEVIHDAEANNLYLVLSNAYQNLGIMNDSQQRYHDALENFKLAEKYHVLAKDDRGRSGAAINQAFMYFKLKQFEKALKIYWEQLPVKEKLDDHKGMAIIYNNIAEIYLIQKDYKRALEFVNKAIVIKTKLDDRHGMSGSYKVLADIYLQDKKYAEAEKYAKMSAELAKEIGAKNELAEALKITSKIQQATKKLDDAYTSLAESVRIKDSLLNKDNFAKMAELETRYKTARKEREILKQRAEIAESQLQIGRQRIIIYGVVIGALLLTLLGFALYNKQKIKAIKLQKEAELKDALLQIETQNKLQEQRLHISRDLHDNIGSQLTFIISSLDNLKYGYSITDAGLKDKLAGIRFFTKETITELRDTIWAMNKDAITVADLKNRISNFIEAAKAASRGIDFNFYIDEKIPYTLSFSSLLGINLYRVIQESVNNALKHADATKIEVSLRTVSSGYNIMISDNGKGFDTTAERTGNGLDNIRKRIAETAGNVSFISSNTGTTVSIVIK